ATGAACCAGCAACATATAGCCAAAGATATACGACACAATCGAATTATGGAGCAGAAACTTCAGTTAGTGGGCAATGTCGCCAATACTCGACACAGCCAAACCATGAACAGGAAACCTTCAGCAGTGGGCAATATCGCAATCGTACTACGGCATAAGTAATCGTACTACGGCAAGGAAGACTGCAAacacagtagaacctcgatcatccggattgttaaaaacaaattttactgctttgaaatgcataacATGAAATTTCGAAAATAAGATGGAGAAATGAGTCAGtcgtcttcaaaattcaatactcaaaggatgtttgtttcttgaaaattaGATCGCAattcaaatgtttatttttaatattacctaGATAGCGTAATATAGCTACATAGATACGAAAAGATAACgtgttgtattatcattaaaaggcAACTTAGATATAATCAATGTCTTGGgacgttttttgtcaaataaatatggtgttgGAATGTCAAAAAtctcgaatataaaaaaacaaagtgaAAAAATTATGAAGTTTACTGCTTCTTTGATGTCAGATGGAAGCTCACAGCGTAAGGCTATGAAATAATCAGGAAATGAAGTTGAAGAGTGTATTTGTATGTGGTTCATTGAAAGACGATCGTCTGGACAGCCAATATCTGGTctattattgtatgaaaagtattcgcgatttggcaACTTAAAAGCACaaatccataattgaatttcttaataatgaataatttaatattgatcttcatattatatatatataaatgtagacaaataaaaattattcaaactgAATGTACACGTCTTTCCCtttcaattgtgattttttcgattatccaGGCTACCTTCATCCCAAATTAGTCTgtataatcgaggttctactgtacaCCATTGTTCTCCATAACGTAACACATGAGAATCATCACTCAAGTAACTTGTATTCTCCAATAAGCTTTCAGTTAATTAAAACTTCAATagcattttattcaaatatttgtttaaatttggaAGAATGAAGTTTTGGCATCCAATTTGACTAATCGGATCtatggaaataaataaaaattgtgtagCTTAGAAATCCAGTCTCAACTGATCATAATATTCCCACCAGCACTGTTAAATACCAAAACTATTTGAAGATTGTTCCCAAATATCTTACATACTCAGTATAAccgtctatatacatatatataaccataataaaaataaaacaagaagtATGATATCAtccaaaagcttttattttcaatcaaagaattaaatttGCTCATCAAGTCTGAACACCTTTTGGGGTTTCGACAAATATTCAGCGAATTCTTGATATGGTGTCTTGCCCAAAGGAATGTCCCTCCACAAGTCCGGTGTCAAGAAAGCGTAAGTCTTGGCGATCGCAGCATACGTAGCTTTAGCGAAATTGCCGAGAGTAGCGGTCGAACCACGAGCAGAAGTGTAGCAATCTTCGATACCGGACATTTGAAGCAGCTTCTTAGGAACTGGACCGGATACGATGCCAGTACCACGAGGAGCCGGAATCAAACGCACCGAGACGGAACCGCACTTGCCGGTGACCTGAAACgagaaacaaaagaaaaacttaACATCGGAACTTCAACAACAAACACTTCCTAAGCTATTAAGATAAAAATCAGACGCATAAGACTGACATCGAGCCTGAGCCCTACAGTGGAAACCACGAatgtaatgtaaataatttatcatCATGTAATTAGAAACGTGATAAATGGTAGATAGAAaagatgtgtgtgtgtatatacctTGCAAGGAACGGTGTGGGGCTTTCCGATCTTGTTTCCCCAATAGCCTCTACGTACGGGTACGACGGAAAGCTTGGCGAGGATGATAGCTCCACGGATAGCAGTGGCTACTTCCTTGCTGCACTTAACGCCGAGACCGATGTGTCCCTTGCTGTCTCCGATGGCTACGAAAGCCTTGAAACGAGTACGCTGACCGGCACGGGTCTGCTTCTGTACAGGCATGATCTTCAAGACCTCGTCCTTGAGCTCTGTGGGCCCGATGAAGAAGTCGATGA
This genomic interval from Arctopsyche grandis isolate Sample6627 chromosome 8, ASM5162203v2, whole genome shotgun sequence contains the following:
- the RpS2 gene encoding ribosomal protein S2; protein product: MADAAPAAGRGGFRGGFGSRGGDRGRGGLRGRGRGRGRGRGRGKEDQKEWIPVTKLGRLVKDGKIIKLEEIYLYSLPIKESEIIDFFIGPTELKDEVLKIMPVQKQTRAGQRTRFKAFVAIGDSKGHIGLGVKCSKEVATAIRGAIILAKLSVVPVRRGYWGNKIGKPHTVPCKVTGKCGSVSVRLIPAPRGTGIVSGPVPKKLLQMSGIEDCYTSARGSTATLGNFAKATYAAIAKTYAFLTPDLWRDIPLGKTPYQEFAEYLSKPQKVFRLDEQI